The region AGTCCATTAATAACAATTTCTGACTCCTGGGTAATAAATATGAATATTTTCATAATACCAGTTTCTTTTTTAGTACTTGTCGGCATAAGTAATTCAGTAAATTTGACTGATGGACTAGATGGATTAGCAGCTGGATGCAGTGGGATTGTCTTTTATGGATTAGGAACAGAAATATTACTGAAAGAACAGCAAGAACTTTTTGTTTTTAGCATTTTATGTTTTTCAATGTCAGGCATATGCTTAGGTTTTCTCAAGTACAATAGTTATCCTGCAAAAATATTTATGGGTGACACAGGATCTCTAAGTATAGGAGCAATTCTGGGTTCTATAGCTTTATTAACTAATAGCATTTTTACCTTATCTATTTTCTCAGGAATATTTATTATTGAATCGTTATCAGTAATGATTCAAGTAGGGTTTTTTAAAATTACAAAAAAATTATTTCATAGAGGAAAACGCATATTTTTAATGGCTCCACTACACCACCACTTTGAACTTAAAGGAGTGAAGGAACAAAAAATAGTTGAAAATTTTTGGAAAATCAACATTTTACTTGTAATTTTAGGTATAGTTTTAAAAATTAATCTTTAAAAAATTTGTTATGAATTTTTTTACATGGAAAGATAATGGGTTAACAAGTGACTGCTCAAGTCTTGATGCAATGGCATCAAGATTTGAAGAAACTGCTAACTTAATGAAAAAACTATCTAAAAAGGGCTTTAAACTAAAGAAAACTCAAAATAATCAACTAATTCTTCACCCTGATCCAAAGGTTTTTGATCAATGGGGTTTTATAAGTGAAGAAGTCCCTTTTAAACAACTTTGTTTAATGTCAGATGAAGAATAACTAGTTGAACTTGAAAATTCTTGAGTAAGCACTGATAAATAATTACGTACATGAGTGTTCCAACTAAAGTGCCTGTTAACACCCTCAATTCCATTTCTGCTCCATATTTTCCACTGATTATTATTTGATATCCCTTTTTCAAGAATAACTTTCAGCTCATCAATATCAGTAACATCAACTAGAAGTCCATTTTCACATTTTGAACGAATTTCTTTAGGTCCTCCATCATTTGTTGATATTATTGGTAATCCACATGAAGAAGCTTCAAGAAGAGTTAAACCAAAAGGCTCTGTTAAAGCTGGATTTACAAATACGCCACCTCTGCTAGCAGCCCACCTATATAAAGCAGGAATCTGACTTGGAAAATGTTTTTTTGGATAAGCTACCTTTCCATACAAATTATATTTATCAATTGTTTCAAAAATATTATTAAAAACATCTTTTTGTTGAGGGTCAAGTTTTGAAGTACTATCTCTACAACCCAAAATCAAAATTAAATTAGTTTTT is a window of Prochlorococcus marinus XMU1419 DNA encoding:
- the mraY gene encoding phospho-N-acetylmuramoyl-pentapeptide-transferase — translated: MIGKIKKFNFESLFILNTFALIVTSYFFNNFIFTGVFILFFFISIFTTKNGLKIIKKFNLLQSIRYEGPANHFKKSDTPTMGGIFMIIPFLILLLIITINVGSLKLILLFLTIFGFFITGFLDDYLSIKKKENTGLKTKEKLILQTVISIIFIFFAYEKNLISPLITISDSWVINMNIFIIPVSFLVLVGISNSVNLTDGLDGLAAGCSGIVFYGLGTEILLKEQQELFVFSILCFSMSGICLGFLKYNSYPAKIFMGDTGSLSIGAILGSIALLTNSIFTLSIFSGIFIIESLSVMIQVGFFKITKKLFHRGKRIFLMAPLHHHFELKGVKEQKIVENFWKINILLVILGIVLKINL